A stretch of DNA from Acidobacteriota bacterium:
GTGGTTGTATGGCGCAAGCCTGGAGCGTGGCCGAAGTGCTGCGAACCTGGGTTAAGACGGCGTCCTAGCAAAGTCTGGTAAGGAGCGCCGAACGTGCCGCAATGTTGGAGCGCCGTACACGCGCTGTCGTTCGCCGGTACACCGGTTTGCAATATCTGTTGTAAATCAACGCAAAACTCGCCGCTTGCTGCTTGGCGCAGTGTTTGCACTATAGCGAGTTGCAAAATCATGTTGCACAAACCATTTAATCCACCAATCAGCTTTGAAAGGAGCTACCTAATGACAACGACAACGATCATGACTCGGGATGAAGTAATTTCCACGCTCAACAATCTGATCGAAACCTGCCGCGATGGACAGGCCGGATTTCAAGCCGCCGTCGAGGGCGTCACCAATCCTTCGCTCAAAGAAGTGTTCTTTCAATACGCGCAACAACGCAGTCTGTTCGTCTCTGAACTGCAAGGGGAAGTACGCGCGCTTGGCGGCGATCCACAAACGACAGGCAGCGTCGCGGCTGCCTTACATCGCGGCTGGGTCAATATCAAAGCTGCCGTCACGGGCAAGAACGAGCACAGCATTCTGGAAGAGTGTGAACGAGGCGAAGATTCGGCGGTGAAAAACTACCAGGAAGCGTTGAAAGAAAATTTGCCGCCGAGCCTCAACAGCTTGGCCAACCGCCAATATCAGGCCATCGTCACCACACACAATGCGGTGCGCGATTGGCGCGATCGAGTCAAAGTGGCGAGCGCCCGCGCGTGAAGTTACCGCTCCCAAACTGACATCTGGCAGGGGAGGAGATTGAGTTCAAAGGTTCGGGTTCACCAGGCGCGCGAATGACGCAGATGCGCCGTATGTATCTGCATCATCCGCGTGCCTAGAGCGGTTTTCATTTGCGTGTACGGTAGGCGCGCCGCGCCGGGACAGTACCGCGCGCGTGAGCAAGCACGGCTGACTGACGCAACGCCGAAGCGCCGCTTGCTCACGCGCGCGGTACTGTCCCGCTGCGCGGCTTTTTGCCATACACCGAAGTGAAAACCGATCTAGGCATCCGACAAACGAAACGAACTTGCCGCCAGATGCTAGCGGGGGGACGCGGCCAAAGAGCATAGTTTACTGCCGCACCGCTTTTCTGATGACGTGGCTGCCTATGATTGAAGACCTCTGGTACAAAAACACGATTATTTATAGCCTCGATCTCGACACGTTTATGGACGCGAACGGCGATGGGGTGGGCGATTTCGAGGGACTGGTGCGGCGGCTTGATTACCTGCATTCACTGGGCGTAGAAACCGTCTGGCTCGCGCCGTTTCAGCCCTCGCCCAATCGCGACAATGGTTATGACGTGATGGATTATTACGGGGTGGACCCGCGCCACGGTTCGAGCGGCGACTTCGTCGAATTCATGCATCAAGCCAACAAGCGCGGCATCAAAGTGATCATTGACCTTGTCGTGAACCACACTTCCGATCAGCATCCCTGGTTTCAGGCGGCGCGCCACAGCAAAGATTCCCGCTATCGCAACTGGTACGTCTGGTCAGAGACGCGTCCGCTGGCTTGGAATCTGGGCATGATCTTTCCCGGCGTGCAGGAAGCCATTTGGACTTATGACAAGGAAGCGGGCGAATACTACTTCCATCGGTTTTATGAACACATGCCCGACCTCAACACGGATAATCCCGATGTACGCACAGAGATTCGTCGCATTATGGGGTACTGGCTCGAACTCGGCGTGGCCGGTTTTCGTGTAGATGCGGCGCCGTTCCTGATCGAAACGCCGCCGATTGACGACAAAGCAATTGAATATAGATTCGAATTCCTCGCCGAGATGCGGAAGTTCCTGCAATGGCGGCGCGGCGATGCGATTCTGCTTGCCGAAGCCAACGTCGCACCGGAAGAAAATCTGGATTATTTCGGCGCGCAAGGCCAGGGCATTCAGATGATGTTTAACTTCCATGTCAATCAACGGCTGTTTTACACGCTGGCGACCGGCGACACACCGCCGCTGGCCGCCGCGCTCGAAGCAACCAGGACCTTGCCGGATGGCGCACAGTGGGCGCACTTCCTGCGCAATCACGACGAACTTGACCTAGGGCGCTTGAGTCAGGACCAACGCGCGGCAGTGCTCGCGCGCTTCGGACCTGAAGCGCGGATGCAGCTTTATGAGCGCGGCCTGCGCCGCCGCCTGGCGCCGATGCTCGGTGATCGCCGCCACTTGGAACTCGCTTATAGCTTGCTGTTCGCGCTGCCCGGCACACCGGTCATTCGTTATGGCGATGAGATTGGCATGGGTGAAGACCTGAATCTGAACGAGCGGGATTCGGTGCGCACACCGATGCAATGGTCAGATGAAGCGCACGCCGGTTTCTCTGCCGCCCCCAAGACTGTTTGTCCGGTGATTGCCGAGGGCGAATACGACTACAAACAAGTCAACGTCGAGGCGCAGCGACGCAACCCGCACTCGCTGCTCAATTGGACAGGACAGATGATTCGGCTGCGCAAGGAGTGCCCGGAAATCGGTTGGGGAACCTGGGAGATTCTGCCGACAGGCTCGGCAAAGGTGTTGGCGTTGCGTTATGACTGGCGCGGAACTTCGCTGGTGACGATTCATAACTTTGACGATCGGCCGCATGAGATCGAAATCAAACCGAACTGTCGTGGTGAAGCGCGCTTGATCAATTTGCTGGCCGAAGAGGAAAGCGCCGCCGATGCACAAGGCCAATACAAGATTCTGCTCGAAGCCTATGGCTATCGTTGGTACAGAGTCGGCAGCCTGAATTACGCCATACGACGCGTGAAGATGTGATCGTGGACACGATCATTGCCATCGGGAAATCCGCCGATCGGAAGGCGTGGATGACGAAACCTGGTTGCATCACCTGCGGCGGCGGGAATATTCGGGCTAGTTCCGAACTCACATCAAGGATGAGAGCCTAGCCGCTGAAGCAGAGCGGATCGAAATCGCGGTTGACCTCGCGGCGCAAGAGAGCCGCGCCCGCATCCGAGAAGCGATTGAGCGGCGTTATACCGCGCCCGTTTAATGTGAATGCTTGTGTTTGATGTTACGACGTAGAAACCGCGCAGGGCGAACGCGCACCAGCCTTAACGCCAGAGCTTTCGACATTCTGCACTATTGCCAATAGGTGCGATCCAGTGTGCGGTACTGCACGGCTTCAGCAATCTGCGCTTCACCGACTTGCTCGTGCCCATCGAGGTCGGCGATGGTGCGACTGACTTTGAGAATGCGATCATAGGCGCGCGCCGACAGGCCGCGTTTAAGGATCGCGCGTTCCAGCATTTGCTGTGTGGGCGGTTCAAGCTGGCAGTATTTGCGAATGTGGCGCGGCGGCATCTGGGCGTTGCAAAAGACGTGTTCGCCTGTGAAGCGTTCTTGCTGGCGTTGCCGTGCGCGTAAAACACGCTGGCGAATCGAAGCCGAACTCTCGCCGTTTTCCTTGGCTGACAACTCGCTGACTTTTACAGCGGGCACATCAATGTGAATGTCTATGCGGTCGAGCAGCGGGCCGGAAATTTTGGAAACGTAGCGTTGAATCTGCATCGGCGAGCAGCGGCATTCATGCGTGGGATCGCCGAAATAGCCGCAATTGCACGGGTTCATCGCGCCCACCAGCATGAAGCTGGCCGGGAAGGTCAGCGACATCGCGGCGCGGCTGATCGTGACCTTTTGGTCTTCGAGCGGCTGGCGCATGACTTCCAACACATTCCTTTCAAACTCCGGCAATTCGTCGAGGAAGAGCACGCCGTGATGGGCCAGGCTGACCTCGCCGGGGCGGGGAATCGCGCCGCCCCCGATCAAACCGGCATCGCTGATCGTATGGTGCGGCGAACGAAAGGGGCGAATCGTCAGCAGTCCGCGCGCGTCGGTGTAACCGGCGACGCTGTGAATCTTGGTCGTTTCGAGGGCTTCTTCAAAGGTGATGGGCGGCAGGATGGTTGGGAGGCGTTTGGCCAGCATGGTTTTGCCGGAGCCGGGCGGGCCGATCATCAGTATGTTGTGGCCGCCAGCGGTGGCGACTTCGAGTGCGCGTTTGGCGTGCATCTGGCCGCGCACTTCGCTGAAATCCACGGCGTATTGATCGGCGGCATTAAAGAGCGCTTCGATGTCCACGCGCAATGGGTCGGGTGGCGGCTCGCTGTTGAGCAAAGTGATGACTTCGCGCAGGGTGTTGACCGGATAAACGTCCACGCCGCTGACCACGGCGGCTTCGCAGGCGTTCTCGGTCGGCAGCAACAGGCGTTTGAGACCTTTGCGTTTGGCCGCCACGGCGATGGGCAGCGCACCGCGAATCGCGCGGATGCGGCCGTCCAGCGCCAGTTCGCCGACCAGCAGCGTGTCGTCCAAATGTTCGCGTTTCAGGTCGCCATTCGCGCCGAGGATGCCGACGGCGATGGGCAGATCAAAGGCCGAGCCTTCTTTTTTGATGTCGGCGGGCGCGAGGTTGATCGTGGTTTTGTAAACGGGGAAGAACAGGCCGCTGTTGGTAATCGCCGCGCGGATGCGTTCGCGGCTTTCGCGCACGGCCAGGTCGGGCAGACCCACAACGATGATCATGGTTTCGCTCTGCGAATCGCCGGGGCGCGGCGTCAGATCAACTTCGACTTCGACCAATTCGGCGTCAATGCCATAAACAGCGGCGCTGAGCGTTTTGAAAAGCACGGCTTACCTCCGAGGAAAAATGGCGGCGGTCATTGGCCTATTCGCCGCAGCGCTTGCAAGCGTGAAGACCCAAGGACCGCGCGCATCATAGCGCCGATTGCGCGGAACGCCAAAACTGTGGCTGGCGCGAAATTGGTTTTGTAACTTGCGCCTTGTGGCTATACTCAACCCAAGGAGAATCCGAATATGGAGACGTTGCATATTTCGTTACCTGCGCCGTTAAGTGTTTTTGTCGAAGAACGTGTTCGTGCCGATGGTTACGCTGATGTGAACGAGTATTTTCGCGCCTTGGTCTTGGCTGATCAGCGCCGCAAAGCGCAGGAAAAGCTGGAGGTTTTGCTGGTCGAGGGCCTCAATTCCGGCCCGGCGGAACCTTTGACCAAGGCTGACTTGGAAGAAGTCAAACGCACAGTGCGGGAACGCTTAGCCGCCAAGGGAAAGTAAATGCGATGAATGTTTTTCGCCGCACACAGGTCTTGGCAGATCTTGCCGATTGTGCCTTCTATCTGGCGCTGACTGACCCTGCTATTGCCGACCGGTTTTTGGAGGCTTTTGAAGCCTCGGCCACACGTCTTGCCCAAATGCCCTATATCGGTGTCGCACAACTTACCGACAATGCTGCTCTTTTCGGCTTGCGCCGCTGGCCCGTCAAAGGCTTTGAAAAGTATTTGATTTTCTATCTGGTGTTCGATGACGCAATTGACATCATTCGTGTCTTACATGCCGCGCAAGACATCGCGGCCGTTCTGGCAGATGAAATCTGAAGTGACAACATAAGAGGAGTAAACAAGTACAGATGTTTGTCATCATTATGGCGGGCGGTTCCGGCACACGCTTCTGGCCGGCCAGCCGCGCGCATTATCCCAAGCAATTTCTGAACATCACCAGCGACCGTTCGATGCTGGCTGAAACCATTGCCCGTGCCGAACGCTTCACGCCGCTTGACCACATCGGCGTCGTCGTTGGCAGCGTGCACGCTGAATTGACGAACCAGCAAATTGGCGCGCAGCCAGTCAAGGTGCTGATCGAACCCTTTGGCCGCAACACCGCCGCGTGCATCGGGCTGGCCGCGTTGCACGTCAAGCAATGGGGCGGATTGGATGAGCCGATCATCATTCTGCCCGCCGATCATTTCATCGCCGATGTCGCAACCTTCACCGCCACGCTTCAGGCGGCGGCAGAAACCGCGCGCAACGGTTCCGTCGTGACCCTGGGCATTCAGCCGACGCGCCCTGAAACCGGCTACGGCTACATCCACACCGGCGCGGCGCAAGGCGCAACGAACGGCTTGCCGTATTTCCAGGTCGAACGCTTTGTCGAGAAACCGAATTATGAAACGGCGGTCGGCTATTTGGCGGGCGGCGATTATTTCTGGAACAGCGGCATTTTCATTTTCACTGCGCGCACGATTTTGCAGGAGATCGAAATCTGTCTGCCGAAGCTTTACGCCGGGTTGTTGGAAATCGAATTGGCTATCGGTTCCCCTGCCTATGACACCGTGGTCGAGCGCGTTTACGGACGGCTGGAATCCATCTCGATTGATTATGGTGTGATGGAAAGGACGCAAAAGCCGATTTATGTCTTCAAGGCTGATTTTGGTTGGAGCGATGTTGGCAGTTGGCAGGCATTGTATGAATTACGCGCCAG
This window harbors:
- a CDS encoding mannose-1-phosphate guanylyltransferase; the protein is MFVIIMAGGSGTRFWPASRAHYPKQFLNITSDRSMLAETIARAERFTPLDHIGVVVGSVHAELTNQQIGAQPVKVLIEPFGRNTAACIGLAALHVKQWGGLDEPIIILPADHFIADVATFTATLQAAAETARNGSVVTLGIQPTRPETGYGYIHTGAAQGATNGLPYFQVERFVEKPNYETAVGYLAGGDYFWNSGIFIFTARTILQEIEICLPKLYAGLLEIELAIGSPAYDTVVERVYGRLESISIDYGVMERTQKPIYVFKADFGWSDVGSWQALYELRASEYDAQGNLLLGDTLVSDAHNNLVFSSTDRKVALLGVAGLVVVDTPDAVMIAPLDRSQDVKVFPEMLKAK
- a CDS encoding YifB family Mg chelatase-like AAA ATPase encodes the protein MLFKTLSAAVYGIDAELVEVEVDLTPRPGDSQSETMIIVVGLPDLAVRESRERIRAAITNSGLFFPVYKTTINLAPADIKKEGSAFDLPIAVGILGANGDLKREHLDDTLLVGELALDGRIRAIRGALPIAVAAKRKGLKRLLLPTENACEAAVVSGVDVYPVNTLREVITLLNSEPPPDPLRVDIEALFNAADQYAVDFSEVRGQMHAKRALEVATAGGHNILMIGPPGSGKTMLAKRLPTILPPITFEEALETTKIHSVAGYTDARGLLTIRPFRSPHHTISDAGLIGGGAIPRPGEVSLAHHGVLFLDELPEFERNVLEVMRQPLEDQKVTISRAAMSLTFPASFMLVGAMNPCNCGYFGDPTHECRCSPMQIQRYVSKISGPLLDRIDIHIDVPAVKVSELSAKENGESSASIRQRVLRARQRQQERFTGEHVFCNAQMPPRHIRKYCQLEPPTQQMLERAILKRGLSARAYDRILKVSRTIADLDGHEQVGEAQIAEAVQYRTLDRTYWQ
- a CDS encoding PA2169 family four-helix-bundle protein, whose product is MTRDEVISTLNNLIETCRDGQAGFQAAVEGVTNPSLKEVFFQYAQQRSLFVSELQGEVRALGGDPQTTGSVAAALHRGWVNIKAAVTGKNEHSILEECERGEDSAVKNYQEALKENLPPSLNSLANRQYQAIVTTHNAVRDWRDRVKVASARA
- a CDS encoding type II toxin-antitoxin system ParD family antitoxin → METLHISLPAPLSVFVEERVRADGYADVNEYFRALVLADQRRKAQEKLEVLLVEGLNSGPAEPLTKADLEEVKRTVRERLAAKGK
- a CDS encoding type II toxin-antitoxin system RelE/ParE family toxin, which encodes MNVFRRTQVLADLADCAFYLALTDPAIADRFLEAFEASATRLAQMPYIGVAQLTDNAALFGLRRWPVKGFEKYLIFYLVFDDAIDIIRVLHAAQDIAAVLADEI
- a CDS encoding alpha-amylase family protein codes for the protein MIEDLWYKNTIIYSLDLDTFMDANGDGVGDFEGLVRRLDYLHSLGVETVWLAPFQPSPNRDNGYDVMDYYGVDPRHGSSGDFVEFMHQANKRGIKVIIDLVVNHTSDQHPWFQAARHSKDSRYRNWYVWSETRPLAWNLGMIFPGVQEAIWTYDKEAGEYYFHRFYEHMPDLNTDNPDVRTEIRRIMGYWLELGVAGFRVDAAPFLIETPPIDDKAIEYRFEFLAEMRKFLQWRRGDAILLAEANVAPEENLDYFGAQGQGIQMMFNFHVNQRLFYTLATGDTPPLAAALEATRTLPDGAQWAHFLRNHDELDLGRLSQDQRAAVLARFGPEARMQLYERGLRRRLAPMLGDRRHLELAYSLLFALPGTPVIRYGDEIGMGEDLNLNERDSVRTPMQWSDEAHAGFSAAPKTVCPVIAEGEYDYKQVNVEAQRRNPHSLLNWTGQMIRLRKECPEIGWGTWEILPTGSAKVLALRYDWRGTSLVTIHNFDDRPHEIEIKPNCRGEARLINLLAEEESAADAQGQYKILLEAYGYRWYRVGSLNYAIRRVKM